A stretch of DNA from Anser cygnoides isolate HZ-2024a breed goose chromosome 23, Taihu_goose_T2T_genome, whole genome shotgun sequence:
GGATTTGCTTCAGTTTTTTGCTGTGATTCCCTTTCACATATCATTTTTGAAAGTGAAGCAGTGTTGCTGCTTGCAATTAAACACAACGCACTAGAagtcagaaacattttgaaagctgctttctggtaaaaatgtatttttaacagctcttaaaacaaaaagcaaagaaacaacaacaacaaaacacaaccaaacaagCCCTTTATACTCAGGTTAAGATACAACTATCTAAACATATGTATAGCATTCTTCACAAGAGAATAATCAGAATCCAGGACACAAAGCACCAAGTCTTTGACCAAATGAACTAAATTTGAACTAAAAGGGTAGCTGTATTAGCAGACATCATTATAAAGATGTTACTCTGCATTTGGATCTGTGATTGACAGAGGAATGAgacatttttatgaaaacaaatgtgtttcttACTAGTATATCTCATCTTGTCCCTAAAAAATGCTAACCTTCTTAGACAAAAGTTCAAGGGTACCCTACTCTTCCATAGGCAAATCTAGATATTActtttctgttagaaaaatgACTTGCAAAGTCAAGATTATATAAAAAACACATCTgatctgctcttttttttttttaagcaagccAAGTATTCACTGAATCAAACTATGAACAAATTGGAGAACAGATACATGGCAAACATCCTGAGCAAAAGGAATTCTGTATGAAAGCTGGTTTGCCAAGATCATGACTGTGCTATCCTGATGTTGATGAGAGCTTGAACCCTGCAAGCAGCTCCACGGAAATCTGTAAGGCTGCTCACATGAACGTCTACACCAACAATCACAAATGAAGGCACAGCTGTATACTTCCAGACAGATGGGCTACACAGTTGTACTCCTCCCATTTTCTTGTCCACAAGACAGAtgcttctggaagaaaatattgtgGTAGTAAGCCTAGTCCTAATAGGACCTCTGGATAAAAACACAGGGCACAAACATATACATAAAGCATGCATATCAACAATCCCCTAGCTGTATGTGTTACGATTTTTTGGCAGTTCAGCTCTCATTAAGAAAATCTGCTTGCACAGAACATCCAGAACTCTACTTTCTGGGCCTGTCTCAATCATTCAGACTCTGTGCTTCGGTTCTGCTCCTTCCAATCACAATTCCCATGGAATGAAGGCTATCCAGGACCTGCTGGAGTACTATTCAGAGCCAAACTAGGAAAGTTTGGTTCTTTGCTCGTGTTTCAATATACAGCTTTCACTTCTAGCCACAGACTTGCTCTATTAAGGACATCAATAGTACAAGCCCATAAGTACATTTCAACGCTTAAGAGCTGACTACCAGAGACAAGAAAGCACAGAATCATTTGTTAATGGAGGGTCTCCCCTTGCCCAAGCTACCAACAGCTCTTTACATTTTCTTGcaatcttttctcctttcaatctcttgCATACATACACATTAGCATTAATTCTACCTGTCTATGGCTATTTCAGCCTTCAGAATCTTTATCTCCTCAGACCAGTAGTAACAAGGCTATCAACAACGTGACAGAGCCACAAGTCCTAAGCAGAAAATCCAACAACATATCCTGAAGCCTCTCTAGTTATCAGTCTTTGTGAGGTCTTCTGCTATTTGCTACTTACTGTGTTTAAGCTAACTTTGATAACAAATCAGCAACAACAGTGAAAACACCCTAAACAGTCCCTTGCAGGTAAGGAATAGCCTCATCACTTACATAGGCACCTCTGAGCACAAGCTCTTAAACAGTGGAATAGGCCACGTAATTCACTTGTTGTACTCTGTGCTGCctttcttaaacaaaacaagaagaacATGAAGCACTTTATTAATCAGATGAAGAATTAAAGTGGGGGAATGGAAGATAAAACAATGACTCAATTTATCAGCATAATTCACATTTCGATAGACAGGCTACACGTACCTTGATGCTAATGATGCAGCATGATCAACGTGAACAGCTTTTCTCAATAGAAGCCCCATAGACTGCACAGCAACTCAAGGGCAAATCCTCCTGGAGATCTAGAGCCTTGCTGGACCATAGAGATAAAACTCCCCCTTTCTGTAGCTTCCATCATACAAAAACCTCTATCCCTCACAAATATGAGCAGAGAAATTTGATTTAACAGACCTTCGCAGAGTCAGAAAAAGAATTTCACTTATTTTCCCCTAATACACAAGAATTTACAGTAAGAAGAAATAGATGCTTACTTGTAGGAAACCTGACAGGAAGCACCCAGATTTCTTAAATAGATTCCCTCTTTGGGTGTGCTAGCCCTAAGGCTGGCCCAGGTGCAACCTATATAGTAGAAAGGTCAATCCACACAGCCCACTGACATTAGAGCATCAAACAATGAAGAGCTAGTATGTTGTGACAGCCGGTGACAACGGGAAGGTTACTGCCTTCTTCCTAACGATGCTGGGTCTGAGATCTCCCCCTCAGTAACCCTAGGAGCAGGTGTATTCTCATAAACATGAAAGCTTCTTGATGTTGGAATTTCACCACTGAATACACTAAAAACCTAATAAAGGGTGAGTGCTGCTGGGTCTGTTTCCTGAACATCCTCATCCTGTTTCTAAACTCAGCTATGCTGCactgcaaatatttgcaaataaaataacagagatCAGAAGATGTTGAAGACTGAGCTGCCCACTTGTGAACAGAGTCCTACAGAAGATGAGACTGATAAGACCTCCAATCCCACAGAGGCTGAACTTGTAATGTGCCATTCTCTCACCTGGcattttctgtgaatattttaaaaagccactTTTCAGAAACTAAGAACAATTTATTTCACATAAAAGGCTCCGTAATTAGATCCCTAGGACCAAAGCCAGGTGTGTTTGTACTTTAGGTAATTTGCTGAGTTCTATTAGCATTTAAATAATCAAGGCTAAGCTTTGAAGTTAGTATGCCAGTCAGACAGGGGAAGCTCACCTCTAGCTGTGTGATTTCCATCTCCGCTAAGCAGGAATTTACCAGCTGGGGTTACAGAAGTAGCTGAGAAGAAAAGCCTACAGTAAAGTGACTGCCACACAGAAAAAAGCATACAGATATCTTTTCCAAAAGTGTCTCCTTTTGGGTACCTATTTATAAATGATGTTAGGCAGCGACAAAGATTTGGTCTAGTTTATCTGAATTGTCTGGCTGAATTGTCTTGGTCACGTACACTCTCACTGCTTTATCCCTTCCTACTCCTGCCTGTCCTACATGCAAAATCGAGGATGTTCCACACCCTCACCTTACCTATCTGCTCTCATTCTGTATCAACGTAACAGCTCTTTCCTTCATTTGTGCGCCATACTTTCAAAATAAGTGcctcttttctctctgccaTTCTTCTTTGAATTCTTCTTCACTGtgaagccttaaaaaaaaataatttgccagCTGTTAAGACCGTAACAGAGATCACAGTCCCATACCATCTGACGTTGCTGGTTTGCTTCCAATCTAAGATGCATTATGTCAGCTGTAAGCAAGTTAGTGGAACAGAaagacacacacatacacaaaaaggGGGGATGTAGAAACATAATATATGTTGCTGCTTGTGCAACACATGGCAGTAAAAGTCCACAAAAGGTTGGTTCAAAACTCTCTAAAGTCAGAGGCAAGATTTTCTTTGGCTTTGCTGAGCTTAAAGACAGACTCAGAGCTAAAGGCCCAAGCGGAAATCACTGGATATCTAGTGAAACCAGGGAGATTTATGAGTGTCTGTCTAAGCCAACAAGGGGTGCAGAAAGCATAGACTTACTGTAATTGCTCGAATGTCACCCAGGCAGTGATTGAAAGGACCCTGTCTGCTGCTCCACTCACTGAATTCTGTAAGGATCTAACAGGGTCATCTTGATTTGCACCCCAGGACCAGTAGAAATTGCACTCATTTATATCTGAAATTTGCCACtcacacaggagagatgctgaaAGTTAATAAGAAAGTGCTGCAAAGCTCTGAGGCAAAATAAGAGAAAGTTTCGTACAAAGTGGCCGCCTGTTACAGTTGCCAAATTGGTAATTGCAACGCTTTTGTCTGGGGAGCTTAAAGCCAAAGTTCtacaaaatctttctttggGCAAAGTCACCGATCTTTCTGGAAGGAACACTTTTTCCATAGGAATTTCTCACTCCAACCCCATCTGTGAGGGTCAGAATGCACCATCATTTATGGGTAAAATGGTGGAGTATGGGGAGAGGGTGGCTGACTGATTCACTGCTATAGCCAAGGCACGACTGGAGAGCTAGTAACTTGTCCAGCAAAGTGGTCGGCTGTAGCATTGCTCAAGGCAGACTTAGGCCACTAAAAGTTTAGTGACTCTTAGCTATGGAGGGGTGGGTTTGTGGGGAATGCCAGAGGAAGGCAACAAGCATCATCACATGAacttggaaggaaggaaaatttaAGAGCAAGCCTCAGACCTTGGTCTATTCACAGAGCACAAAAATATCtatacagagaaggaaaaactgtTGGGAGCTGCTACAGACTgctcccccccccttctttctcCCATGAAGGAGAAACGATGCATCCCTCACCCCTTGGAGGGGAAAGCAACACCCTGCTTGGGCCAGCTCACGGATCCTGTGTGCCTGCAGATGTCAGGCAGAGCAAACTGGCAGAAAGCACAAGGTGTTTCCCCTGCATCACCTCCTACCTACCTACCAGTGATGGAgagtggagggggggggggaaatcatCGGGAAAATGAGTGCTGCCAGGAGGGGAGGAGATGACTCGGGGCTGTTCTCTCCCTCTGGAGGAGGTGCTGCACTCAGGGAACCCCCCTCTCCTGGAGGGTCACCTGTGGGGCCAGTTGTAACCAGTTCCCTTATCGGAGCCGGGGGACAGGGCTCCGGCTCCTGCGGGGAtctggcaggaggcagctgagcTCCCTCTGGGCAGAGAGTGGGGATATAAGGGGAGGCATCCGTAGGCAAAGCAAAAACACGGGGCGAGCTGGGCTAAGGTAGGGTGGGATAGGATAAGGATAAGGATAAGGAtaaggataggataggataggataggataggataggataggataggataggataggataggataggataggataggataggataggataggataggataggataggataggataggataggataggataggataggataggataggataggataggataggataggatgcAGCTGCCGGCTGTGTGCTGCAgggcctggctgctgctgctcgtcTTGCCCTGGGCCGGGGCTCAGGCAGCCGGCGGCGAGCACGGCGCGGAGCTGCGCTCCCTGCAGGtaccggggccggggccggggcgggccggggctcCCGGGGCGGGCCACCCGCTCCCGTCCCACCGGGGACCGGGGGAGCAGGAGCGGGgctccccgtccccctgccacggctccttccttccctctccttcccccccaggacctcctgGAGGCGCTGGGGCAGCTgcgggaggaggaaggggggccGGCTCCGGAGGACGAGCCGGAGGCTGGAGCTGAGGACGGCGGCCCCGAGTGGGACCTGCCGGGGacccccctcccggcccccagCCCAACCGAGCCGGCGGAGGGGCAGAGCCGGTGGAggagcctcctctcctcctcccgaCGGAGGCACTTCTCCGGCTGCTTTGGGACGAGGATGGAGAGGATCGGCGCGCAGACGGGGCTGGGATGCAACCACTACAGAGCCCGTAGGtcccggctcggccccgcctGCCACAGCCGAGGGGTCCGGGGCAGgcgccggggcagccccgcagctctcctccccttttcttccaggtttctggaggagagggagaagctgAAGCCGGGAGCGGCATCCTCGAGCCTCCGGGCCGGCGTCCAGCCGCGGGGCAGCCACGCTCCCCCCGGAGCCTCCGCGGGGCTGGGATACGCAGCAATAAACCTTTTGTACAGAGCGTGGCCGTCTGTGAgtggtttggggggttttggggtcacgGCGTAGCACACGGAAAGCCCCCGCagagccctcctcctcctcctctgcacgGAGGGTCCTTGACACGGGCCGGAGCATCCCGCCGGGTCCGGGGCAGCTTTAGCCCGAGGGCTGCGGCAGCAGGAGGGGTGGTGGCGGCACTGTCGGGCACTGTCGGGTCCTGTCGCAGGCAGCCCGGGCTGAGCCCtgccggcagccccgcgggggcACGGGGCTCGGCGCCCCTCGGAGCGAGCtggcggcgggcagggctgcgCTGCGGGCCCCGGGCAGCCGGCCTTCAGCACCGGGGACAGACGCCAgagggctcggctcggctcggctcggcccaGCCCGGCCTCGGCTCggcctccctgccctcctcccggGGGATGCGCGGTCCGGCCTAACCCGTGCTAAGCGCCGTGAGCCGCGGGGCGCTGCGCAGCCCGCTCCGGCTTCCCGAGGCAAGGCTGCGGGGCACGGGCAGGCTGCGCAGACGGACAGGCAGACAGGCGGCCCCCTCCCGGGAGCAGCCACCCCGCACCCTAACCCATAGCCCCGTGGGCAAGGGGTGGCTGGGATGAAGATAAGTTTCCTCCCCAGTGGAAAAAGTGAGGCACCACTTATCTTAGTCGCAGCGTGGCCCGTCCTGGGATCACGGCGTGCGTGCAGCTCATCAGACATCattactttctgcttttgtttcccaCGCTGGCCGCCTCGgctctttgtttccttcttaaTCTGACCtaactgaaaggaaagagagCTTGGGTAGGGCATGGCAGAGCTTCGTCAAAGGGTTTGGTCACCGGGGGGTGAAAGGAATCCAGATCAGCCTCTAACCCAGAACAGGACTACAGAGGCTCTTTACAGTCAGCCCACCCTCCAGCAGTCTTCAGTTGCACTATGACAACAAAATGGACATCCGTGGAAGGATGTGCAGCAGGCAAGGGCATCGGTTACAACAGGTCTATTGGCGGAAGGGATCCACAAAACATCAGCCCTTAGGGCAGCCTCACAGGGCTGAAGAACAAAGGGCATTGCTTCatcctgctggggaaggggcagagTTACCCCCAGCTGAGCTCTGTCCATCCgccatcctcctcctcacagGGATCCGGACACTGGGCTGCGGGCAGCACCCTTGGtgctctccctctctgctctcaaCAGCCTTTGCTGCTTCCTAATGCAGCC
This window harbors:
- the LOC125183190 gene encoding natriuretic peptides A-like, whose protein sequence is MQLPAVCCRAWLLLLVLPWAGAQAAGGEHGAELRSLQDLLEALGQLREEEGGPAPEDEPEAGAEDGGPEWDLPGTPLPAPSPTEPAEGQSRWRSLLSSSRRRHFSGCFGTRMERIGAQTGLGCNHYRARFWRRGRS